A window of the Streptomyces albireticuli genome harbors these coding sequences:
- a CDS encoding nicotinate phosphoribosyltransferase → MNAADLRLPVDVPSTALFTDRYELTMLQAALRAGTADRRSVFEVFTRRLPEGRRYGVVGGTGRVLDAVENFRFDSGVLDFLADRRIVDEPTLAWLADYRFRGDIWGYPEGEVYFPGSPVLRVEGTFAEAVLLETVILSILNHDSAVAAAASRMAVAAGDRPLIEMGARRTHELAAVAAARAAYVGGFASTSDLAAGFRYNIPTVGTSAHAFTLLHDSERDAFRAQVDSLGGSTTLLVDTYDVTEAVRMAVEIAGTELGAVRIDSGDLLLLAHRVRQQLDELGAVKTKIVVTSDLDEYAIASLAAAPVDAYGVGTQLVTGSGHPTCSMVYKLVARADAAGPDAPLRPVAKKSMGGKTSIGGRKWAARRPDADGVAEAEVVGTGPVPAELADRQLLVQLVRGGETVAREPLDAARDRHRAALAGLPMSAIQLSRGEAVLPTEYL, encoded by the coding sequence ATGAACGCTGCGGACTTGAGGCTGCCGGTGGACGTGCCGTCGACGGCCCTTTTCACGGACCGGTACGAGCTCACGATGCTCCAGGCCGCGCTGCGGGCCGGCACCGCCGACCGGCGCTCGGTCTTCGAGGTCTTCACCCGCCGGCTGCCCGAGGGCCGCCGCTACGGCGTCGTCGGGGGCACCGGCCGGGTGCTGGACGCCGTCGAGAACTTCCGCTTCGACAGCGGGGTGCTGGACTTCCTCGCCGACCGGCGGATCGTGGACGAGCCGACGCTCGCGTGGCTCGCCGACTACCGCTTCCGCGGGGACATCTGGGGCTACCCCGAGGGCGAGGTCTACTTCCCCGGCTCCCCCGTCCTGCGGGTCGAGGGCACCTTCGCCGAGGCGGTCCTCCTGGAGACCGTCATCCTGTCGATCCTCAACCACGACTCGGCCGTCGCCGCCGCGGCCTCCCGGATGGCCGTCGCCGCCGGCGACCGGCCGCTGATCGAGATGGGCGCCCGGCGCACGCACGAGCTGGCGGCCGTCGCCGCCGCGCGCGCCGCCTATGTCGGCGGCTTCGCCTCGACGTCCGACCTCGCGGCCGGCTTCCGATACAACATTCCGACCGTCGGCACCAGTGCGCACGCCTTCACACTGCTGCACGACAGCGAGCGGGACGCCTTCCGCGCACAGGTCGACTCCCTCGGCGGAAGCACGACCCTGCTCGTCGACACCTACGACGTGACCGAGGCCGTCCGGATGGCCGTGGAGATCGCCGGGACGGAGCTCGGCGCCGTCCGGATCGACTCGGGCGACCTGCTGCTGCTGGCCCACCGGGTGCGCCAGCAGCTCGACGAGCTCGGGGCGGTCAAGACGAAGATCGTCGTCACCAGCGACCTGGACGAGTACGCCATCGCCTCGCTGGCCGCCGCGCCCGTGGACGCGTACGGCGTCGGCACCCAGCTGGTGACCGGCAGCGGCCACCCCACCTGCTCGATGGTCTACAAGCTCGTGGCCCGCGCGGACGCGGCCGGCCCGGACGCCCCGCTGCGGCCGGTGGCGAAGAAGTCCATGGGCGGCAAGACCTCCATCGGCGGCCGCAAGTGGGCGGCCCGCCGGCCGGACGCCGACGGCGTGGCCGAGGCCGAGGTCGTGGGCACCGGCCCGGTGCCCGCGGAGCTCGCGGACCGGCAGCTGCTCGTCCAGCTCGTCCGGGGCGGCGAGACCGTCGCCCGGGAGCCCCTGGACGCGGCGCGGGACCGGCACCGGGCGGCGCTGGCGGGGCTGCCGATGTCG
- the clpS gene encoding ATP-dependent Clp protease adapter ClpS: protein MGSVSVAPVEIERPETGESPFAVAEPDVPWVTLVHNDPVNLMSYVTYVFQAYFGYSKDKAHKLMLDVHHKGRATVSSGSREEMERDVQAMHGYGLWATLSQDR, encoded by the coding sequence ATGGGAAGCGTGAGTGTTGCACCGGTCGAGATCGAGCGACCCGAGACGGGCGAATCCCCCTTCGCCGTGGCCGAACCCGATGTCCCTTGGGTGACCCTGGTCCACAACGATCCCGTCAACCTCATGAGTTATGTGACGTATGTGTTCCAGGCCTACTTCGGCTACTCCAAGGACAAGGCGCACAAGCTGATGCTCGACGTCCATCACAAGGGCCGCGCCACCGTCTCCAGCGGCAGCCGCGAGGAAATGGAGCGTGACGTGCAGGCGATGCACGGCTACGGGCTGTGGGCGACCCTGTCGCAGGACCGTTGA
- a CDS encoding DUF2017 domain-containing protein has product MAGHFEPLPGGGAAVALDEVEISILRSLAVQLLELIGPGESQGPDEADPLARLFAEGPSEPPADPALARLFPDAYGDPGSEQDQRERAYASEFRRYTENDLRARKREDALGVVGSLDALSLAEGGAVLRLSPEECRRWLGALNDLRLAIGTRLEVREDDDTEELFRLPDEDPRKPMVMAYLWLGGLQETLIEAMTG; this is encoded by the coding sequence ATGGCCGGGCACTTCGAGCCGCTGCCCGGCGGCGGGGCCGCCGTCGCCCTGGACGAGGTCGAGATCTCCATCCTGCGCAGCCTGGCCGTGCAGCTCCTGGAGCTGATCGGGCCGGGCGAGAGCCAGGGCCCGGACGAGGCCGATCCGCTGGCCCGGCTGTTCGCCGAGGGCCCGAGCGAGCCGCCCGCCGACCCCGCGCTGGCCCGCCTCTTCCCGGACGCCTACGGCGACCCCGGCAGCGAGCAGGACCAGCGCGAGCGCGCGTACGCCTCCGAGTTCCGCCGCTACACCGAGAACGACCTGCGCGCCCGCAAGCGCGAGGACGCCCTGGGCGTCGTCGGCTCGCTGGACGCCCTGTCCCTGGCCGAGGGCGGCGCCGTGCTGCGGCTGTCGCCGGAGGAGTGCCGGCGCTGGCTCGGCGCGCTGAACGACCTGCGCCTCGCCATCGGCACCCGGCTGGAGGTCCGGGAGGACGACGACACCGAGGAGCTGTTCCGGCTGCCGGACGAGGACCCGCGCAAGCCGATGGTGATGGCCTATCTCTGGCTCGGTGGCTTGCAAGAGACGTTGATCGAGGCGATGACGGGGTAG